In Drosophila nasuta strain 15112-1781.00 chromosome 2R, ASM2355853v1, whole genome shotgun sequence, a single genomic region encodes these proteins:
- the LOC132785948 gene encoding endothelin-converting enzyme homolog, with the protein MTAEFSTRNTFRKSGAAGLGNNARNVITSANPSGGSSASLLQKQLSFKTPICSNQFGKADEVEMIESSNTDNLGGRYNKNNIIGWICCAPCIWLRTSAAVHKVAITSATLLVTTLLVASPILFLISTAPSPLPRDCYMEGDGCSPTSSSPSECTEAICETVSSNIQARLNWNKDPCSEFKKFSCWRSSLNKNITNQIEMGNSQKSVDIQMQILLQNSSMNGPFKKLHSLFESCLKLTTNSSAIQRVFATLGGYLTVGTLGPSSIAPLVAKIYDLGPSPLVDIYYDLSYGRRPHVLLIISGPSTSSIILENKIRWMSPKAPPNRLRQGIPKLLPDLIDQFLPNYLSYAQRISEKDTILEFVKDLNKMQVEQSRRGFWDSSVLYNISSLQSMYPVLNWTLLIPKDWSGPIVVRNADYLRALQAFLTKYPSRVAHNSMLLLSALEILPKDYPNPEVCTRSTMWALPELASALYIAQHSTEDSKDIIKRADIVFKSLKAHLKRAPSLKGAALVKLSALKIQSQTWEGFTNLTQLMKSQEALQISSDSWLENILGIYKRNKLVPNTINMDSSSHDAWAYPIVSTIFYDTLSHSIVVPLSVILIPYFNARLPPYLHYASIGVSIAKEILRSITKNFDDKAMRCVPHSVNIFSNFSRMDILIHSGGMQISYHSMLSLTGPIKGMARLPGLNLTPTQIFFLVSAQELCAESNYMGIDTSASEFDNILGWLIAQGGSATEVFKCPSGSMINIQKTCNVL; encoded by the exons CAAAAACAGTTGTCATTCAAGACCCCAATATGCTCGAACCAATTCGGCAAGGCGGATGAGGTTGAGATGATTGAGAGCTCCAACACTGATAACTTGGGCGGCAGATATAATAAG aataataTAATTGGCTGGATATGTTGTGCACCCTGCATATGGTTGCGAACTTCTGCCGCAGTGCACAAAGTGGCCATAACATCGGCAACCCTGTTGGTGACAACCCTGCTGGTGGCATCACCGATCTTATTTTTAATCAGCACAGCTCCGTCGCCGCTGCCGAGGGATTGCTACATGGAGGGCGATGGCTGCTCACCCACGAGTTCGTCCCCTTCGGAATGCACAGAAGCCATTTGTGAGACAGTCTCGTCAAACATTCAGGCTAGACTCAATTGGAATAAGGATCCGTGTTCGGAGTTTAAAAAGTTTAGCTGCTGGCGCAGCAGtctcaataaaaacataactAATCAGATCGAAATGGGGAATTCACAGAAATCCGTTGACATTCAAATGCAGA TACTGCTTCAAAATTCGAGTATGAATGGTCCTTTTAAGAAATTACATAGTTTATTTGAGAGTTGCTTAAAGCTGACAACGAATTCATCGGCTATACAACGCGTCTTTGCCACATTAGGAGGATACCTCACTGTAGGCACTTTAGGTCCCTCGTCCATTGCACCGCTCGTAGCCAAAATATATGATCTGGGCCCGAGTCCATTAGTAGATATTTATTATGATCTCAGTTATGGAAGAAGACCCCATGTGCTTCTTATCATTAGCGGACCAAGTACCTCGTCTATTATCTTGGAg aATAAAATTCGTTGGATGAGCCCGAAAGCTCCGCCGAATCGTTTACGGCAAGGAATCCCCAAGTTGTTACCAGATCTAATCGATCAGTTTTTACCAAATTATTTATCTTATGCTCAACGTATCTCTGAAAAAGATACCATATTGGAGTTTGTAAAGGATCTCAATAAG ATGCAAGTTGAGCAATCTCGTCGAGGTTTTTGGGATAGCTCTgtgttatataatatatccaGTTTGCAATCGATGTATCCAGTG CTAAATTGGACTCTTCTTATTCCAAAAGACTGGAGTGGCCCTATTGTTGTGAGAAATGCTGATTATCTCAGAGCTTTACAAGCATTTCTGACCAAATATCCATCTCGAGTTGCGCATAACTCCATGTTATTACTAAgtgcacttgaaattttacCAAAAGATTATCCTAATCCGGAAGTATGCACACGCTCGACAATGTGGGCTTTACCCGAGCTAGCGTCAGCATTATATATTGCTCAGCACTCGACAGAGGATTCAAAGGACATCATAAAACGG GCGGACATTGTTTTCAAGTCGCTGAAAGCGCACTTAAAAAGAGCTCCTTCCTTAAAAGGGGCAGCACTCGTGAAACTATCAGCTTTAAAAATTCAATCCCAAACCTGGGAAGGATTTACAAACCTAACGCAATTGATGAAATCACAGGAAGCACTTCAAATTAGCTCAGATAGTTGGCTAGAAAATATTCTAGGGATATATAAAAGGAATAAATTAGTAccaaatacaattaatatgGACTCCAGTTCCCATGATGC ATGGGCCTATCCTATCGTATCGACTATATTTTATGACACTTTGAGCCATTCAATTG TGGTTCCGTTATCGGTTATCTTGATACCCTATTTCAATGCACGATTGCCTCCATATTTGCATTATGCTTCAATTGGCGTTTCCATTGCTAAAGAGATTTTGCGGTCAATAACGAAGAACTTCGATGACAAAGCAATGCGTTGTGTACCGCATTCagttaatatattttcgaaCTTTAGCCGCATGGATATTTTAATTCACTCCGGAGGAATGCAGATCTCGTACCACTCTATGCTTTCCCTAACTGGTCCTATAAAAGGCATGGCACGTTTGCCGGGATTGAACTTGACTCCAACACAAATCTTTTTCCTAGTCTCTGCTCAAGAGCTCTGTGCTGAATCAAACTACATGGGAATTGACACAAGCGCTTCTGAGTTCGACAACAT ATTGGGTTGGCTCATTGCACAAGGAGGTAGCGCGACTGAAGTTTTCAAATGTCCATCTGGTTCTAtgataaatattcaaaaaaccTGCAATGttctttaa
- the LOC132786912 gene encoding SERPINE1 mRNA-binding protein 1, translating to MDNSGNNRYELLFMDDDGAAPVLPPKVPEVVAGKKKSDDRPARQNINKTEKENKSSVLNKNNAQSKVANNAGPKATGKPAAPNAAVKETRPRQNTRNNHATENNSHSHGPDYNNELPRRQNRDRDIRGPPSRFRNNEKFGKREFDRQSGSDKTGVKPVDKREGGGAHNWGSAKQDIEDQKTGADPAPTTDKDDSGNEQTVGADLANNVEEDESKQMTLDEWKALKDQRAKPNYNLRKAGEGGVENAEWKKMIVLGKKKGGIETEDEFEYDPSMYPQRVGRLQRIVDIQFNFNDGRKTGFRKGGPRGPPRGGPRPEGVASNGFDNNKFASYEKRRSGSKPLKVDDENQFPTLS from the exons aTGGATAATTCGGGCAACAATCGTTACGAACTCTTATTTATGGATGATGATGGCGCTGCACCAGTTCTTCCACCGAAAGTTCCCGAAGTTGTAGCCGGCAAAAAAAAGTCTGATGATCGCCCTGCACGTCAAAACATCAATAAAACCGAAAAGGAAAATAAGTCTAGcgtattgaataaaaataatgctcAATCAAAGGTTGCCAATAATGCTGGTCCAAAGGCTACCGGCAAACCCGCTGCACCAAACGCTGCAGTGAAGGAAACTCGTCCAAGGCAAAATACGCGCAATAATCATGCAACAGAGAACAACAGCCATTCGCATGGACCCGATTACAACAACGAGTTGCCGAGACGTCAGAACAGAGATCGTGATATTCGTGGTCCGCCATCGCGTTTCCGCAACAACGAGAAGTTTGGCAAGAGGGAATTTGACCGTCAATCTGGATCCGATAAAACTg GAGTCAAGCCTGTCGATAAACGCGAGGGCGGTGGTGCTCACAACTGGGGATCTGCCAAGCAGGACATTGAAGACCAAAAAACAGGTGCTGATCCCGCTCCCACTACAGATAAAGACGATTCTGGCAATGAACAAACTGTCGGCGCCGATCTGGCCAACAATGTGGAGGAGGACGAGTCCAAGCAAATGACTCTGGATGAGTGGAAAGCTCTGAAGGATCAGCGTGCCAAGCCAAATTACAATCTGCGTAAGGCCGGCGAAGGAGGGGTTGAGAATGCCGAATGGAAAAAGATGATTGTTCTGGGCAAGAAGAAGGGAGGAATCGAAACTGAAGATGAATTCGAATACGATCCCTCGATGTATCCGCAACGTGTGGGACGTCTTCAGCGCATTGTTGATATCCAGTTCAATTTCAATGATGGTCGCAAAACTGGTTTCCGTAAGGGAGGACCTCGTGGTCCACCGCGTGGTGGTCCTCGCCCGGAGGGTGTTGCTAGCAATGGtttcgacaacaacaaattcgcATCCTATGAAAAGCGTCGTTCGGGCTCCAAGCCATTGAAGGTCGACGATGAGAATCAATTTCCCACTCTTTCCTAA
- the LOC132786909 gene encoding uncharacterized protein LOC132786909 isoform X1: protein MAKIQKEVFDSSEYSALLTTLSIKDVMVLEFQIASHTKWENMVLCKEPSKKMYLCNVCSVCQYGDKNLYSHLSGKKHICKMEIVKNVRLPKGIGFKNIMKRPPNTQVKTGPVNNAQSPATVAKTTNKSTLTTQPIKPPIGVATKPTATKPQVAATPKPATANPSLATTPKPIATTAPVASTSKPIVAKEPVKAASSNPSAPTTTTKKNAATVPVGSTSKTIEPKASGQLVATNPSAKTTSSSTGLKAPVGSTKPNATKVAAGDSTKPSDTLASVESNAKPTSANSSIESTSRKSPIIKSEAECIAKTVAQAQLASKSTAIKLPLQSVSKPTSIEAKSANAEPSIIKKTLAPAVNLNGNSETANEKIISVDSKVQGDISSIQKASNTLQQKNVENSTLKSKDDVQMQKPRDEPNFAVDVLTDNFENSATSQKKSEINLPKRPIQLNLVKNPAKLAAEAKKRKISCVPLSKLITAEAPKENNPETVKVVNNNDDDDDEVILLEPEIDTSSKNVQENNKGREKIITPNPMDLKSLPSFNTTFDNSKNMTDVLGLIGVEYVLKIVRSMSDRSPRFLCSLCDISADEISMHNHLISINHRLKYCEEHFPTAIRQYRQLISHVPEHQVFKVLTPILCKLATAIETHHGRENAYHCYEYWFNKNKKSLLSTVFHRRHASEQTGPTFTHVVDSNEVEMFIENANNKVDPPIDGFIRLPNNEPAYPTSLQNSSDVYRSQQPLIQNYNNDYSRQPNNQPHNVAPVDDETHKRMVENFLRDTRQSQPSRHRQTARTSKRNRSRTPSPERKRKRSSPVIASQWDVERRSLSPLRDGDIWQAYRHMVDHSVRELNTSFEVYKSDPEEHPLYKDEWQKFWKRRKDELIASGINHRTYNYQGEWILFFNARLEELYNQDLENIKIKCRERLCLPMTNNELTDTKYHVNVADYLHEPEIEPLQGPAHIENTVEHRREPIEHRREPSPPKPKPKPREAREEVNAIHVLRLLTALEDYLGSLGPSITELLAKALQISKVHPDKVNSLILSPENCVVLETAKEKFTGLIISKMLEGNQERALKKAVNDTEALLEFAAELTAQGSNENAKTTENSSTAGPSLSNSYSNQEVAQKTKSTGSYKISDQFDKTELAAKLASSLISQGKTKINPEQLKQIIQVYSLIEQKKLQEPSSSTTNAGINSSSITFSSNTSERQQLLNLNPSEQNREQAYYFNSATQNRGSYNPNADTQNRDSFNSNPVAQNRESYNSSSAVPTRNQFNASSAQQNPKSKLPAQNQQFYNSNSNHDRQTFTNQNQFMNSNMTSDMQNMQTSSNYFSANMAQTNNTIFNKNTYGGNAMEYNNSDLPDQQYNQFNDSGQFNNNRNPSSMYANRTYPFGSSNNNTGDRRNWM from the coding sequence atggcaaaaatacaGAAAGAAGTGTTTGATAGTTCGGAGTATTCAGCTTTACTAACAACACTGTCCATAAAAGACGTCATGGTGCTTGAGTTTCAAATAGCCAGCCATACCAAATGGGAAAATATGGTTTTGTGCAAGGAGCCAAGTAAGAAGATGTATTTATGCAATGTATGCTCTGTTTGTCAGTATGGAGATAAGAATTTATACAGTCATCTTTCTGGCAAGAAACATATTTGTAAAatggaaattgtaaaaaatgtTCGCCTTCCCAAAGGAATTGGCTTCAAGAACATAATGAAAAGACCTCCTAATACGCAAGTAAAAACAGGACCAGTAAATAATGCACAGTCACCTGCTACTGTGGCAAAGACCACAAACAAATCTACATTGACTACACAACCAATTAAACCTCCAATCGGAGTCGCAACAAAACCAACTGCAACTAAACCTCAAGTTGCAGCGACTCCAAAACCAGCTACTGCTAATCCTTCCCTTGCAACTACTCCTAAGccaattgcaacaacagctcCGGTTGCATCTACTTCAAAACCAATAGTGGCAAAAGAGCCTGTAAAAGCAGCCTCGTCTAATCCTTCAGCTCCAACTACTACTACGAAGAAAAATGCAGCAACTGTTCCAGTTGGGTCTACTTCGAAAACAATTGAACCAAAAGCTTCTGGTCAGCTAGTTGCAACTAATCCTTCAGCTAAAACTACTTCAAGTTCAACTGGCTTAAAAGCTCCAGTTGGATCTACAAAGCCAAATGCAACAAAAGTTGCAGCTGGTGATTCCACGAAGCCATCTGACACTCTAGCTTCCGTTGAATCGAATGCAAAACCAACTTCAGCAAATTCGTCAATTGAATCGACATCAAGAAAGTCACCTATAATTAAATCTGAAGCAGAATGCATTGCAAAAACAGTTGCACAAGCTCAATTGGCTTCAAAGTCAACTGCAATAAAACTTCCATTGCAATCTGTCTCAAAGCCAACTTCAATAGAAGCCAAAAGTGCGAATGCAGAACCTTCAATTATCAAGAAAACTCTTGCACCTGCTGTCAATCTCAATGGAAACTCGGAAACTGCCAATGAAAAAATAATCTCAGTTGATTCAAAGGTTCAGGGTGATATCTCTTCAATTCAAAAAGCTTCCAACACTTTGCAGcaaaaaaatgtggaaaattcAACATTGAAATCCAAAGATGACGTTCAGATGCAGAAACCACGCGACGAACCAAATTTTGCTGTCGATGTTCTTACAGATAATTTCGAAAATTCTGCTACATCACAAAAGAaatctgaaattaatttgccaAAACGTCCAATACAGTTAAATCTTGTAAAAAATCCAGCAAAATTGGCTGCAGAAgctaaaaaaagaaaaatatcttGTGTACCGTTATCAAAACTAATAACTGCTGAAGCTCCAAAGGAAAATAATCCAGAAACTGTCAAAGTCGTTAAtaacaatgatgatgatgatgacgaagTTATTTTATTGGAACCTGAAATTGATACTTCCAGTAAGAATGTTCAAGAAAACAATAAAGGGCGGGAAAAGATTATTACCCCAAATCCAATGGATTTAAAATCTTTACCATCCTTTAATACAACATTTGATAACTCTAAAAACATGACAGACGTATTGGGACTTATAGGAGTCGAATACGTTCTGAAAATTGTGCGCAGTATGAGTGATAGATCTCCCAGATTTCTTTGCAGCTTATGTGATATTAGTGCAGATGAAATATCAATGCATAACCATTTAATCAGCATCAATCATCGTCTCAAGTATTGCGAAGAACATTTTCCAACAGCCATTCGCCAATACAGACAGCTCATCTCACACGTACCGGAGCACCAAGTGTTCAAAGTATTAACGCCTATATTATGTAAATTAGCTACTGCCATTGAAACGCATCATGGTCGTGAGAACGCCTATCATTGTTATGAATACTGGttcaacaagaacaagaaaagCTTACTCTCAACAGTGTTTCATCGCCGACACGCATCAGAGCAGACTGGTCCAACATTTACACATGTTGTAGATTCAAATGAGGTGGAGatgtttattgaaaatgcaaacaacaagGTCGATCCACCAATAGATGGTTTCATAAGGTTGCCAAATAATGAGCCTGCATATCCTACTTCTTTGCAAAACTCAAGTGATGTGTATCGCAGTCAACAACCACTCATTCAGAACTATAACAATGACTATTCGCGTCAACCCAACAACCAACCACATAATGTTGCACCTGTCGATGATGAGACTCACAAACGAATGGTTGAAAATTTTCTAAGAGATACGCGACAATCTCAACCGTCACGCCATCGCCAAACTGCTCGAACTTCGAAACGCAATCGATCCAGAACCCCATCCCcggagcgaaagagaaagcgTTCATCGCCGGTAATAGCATCTCAATGGGATGTGGAGCGTAGATCATTGTCCCCATTGCGAGACGGCGATATCTGGCAGGCTTATAGACATATGGTTGATCACAGTGTGCGTGAATTGAATACATCCTTTGAGGTATACAAATCAGATCCTGAGGAGCATCCGCTATACAAGGACgagtggcaaaaattttggaaacgACGTAAAGATGAACTCATAGCCTCTGGTATTAACCACCGCACTTACAATTATCAAGGCGAATGGATTCTGTTCTTTAATGCTCGCTTGGAAGAACTGTACAATCAAGATCTTGAGAATATTAAGATTAAGTGCCGTGAAAGATTGTGTTTACCAATGACCAATAATGAATTGACTGACACCAAATATCACGTAAATGTCGCTGATTATCTTCATGAGCCCGAAATTGAGCCACTTCAGGGACCGGCCCACATTGAAAATACCGTGGAGCATCGTCGAGAACCCATTGAACATCGGCGAGAGCCAAGTCCCCCCAAACCCAAGCCAAAGCCCAGAGAGGCAAGAGAAGAAGTTAATGCAATTCATGTGCTTCGACTCTTAACAGCACTTGAAGATTACTTAGGAAGTTTAGGCCCCAGCATTACGGAATTATTAGCCAAAGCTCTACAGATTTCTAAGGTGCATCCAGACAAGGTTAACAGTTTGATTCTCTCACCCGAAAATTGTGTCGTTTTGGAGACGGCAAAGGAAAAATTTACGGGTCTAATAATTTCCAAAATGCTGGAAGGCAATCAAGAGCGAGCACTGAAAAAGGCAGTCAACGATACTGAAGCATTGCTGGAGTTTGCTGCTGAATTGACGGCTCAAGGTTCAAATGAAAACGCGAAAACTACTGAAAACAGCAGTACCGCCGGACCCTCTCTGAGCAATTCTTACTCAAATCAGGAAGTTGCTCAAAAGACAAAGTCAACAGGATCATACAAAATATCAGATCAATTTGATAAAACCGAACTGGCTGCCAAATTAGCCTCATCATTGATCTCACAAGGAAAAACAAAGATTAACCCTGAACAGTTGAAGCAAATTATTCAAGTTTACTCACTAATCGAGCAGAAAAAACTTCAAGAACCTTCTTCAAGCACAACGAACGCTGGTATTAACTCATCAAGTATTACATTTAGTAGCAATACTAGCGAACGTCAACAGTTGTTGAACTTAAATCCTTCAGAACAAAATCGAGAACAAGCTTATTACTTCAATTCTGCCACACAAAATCGTGGATCTTATAACCCGAATGCTGACACACAGAATCGAGATTCGTTTAATTCAAATCCTGTAGCACAAAATCGCGAATCTTATAATTCAAGTTCTGCAGTACCAACTCGGAATCAGTTTAATGCAAGTTCCGCCCAACAAAATCCCAAATCAAAACTTCCGGCTCaaaatcaacaattttataaCTCAAATTCTAACCATGATCGTCAAACATttacaaatcaaaatcaattcaTGAATTCTAACATGACAAGCGATATGCAAAACATGCAAACTAGTTCGAATTACTTCTCTGCAAATATGGCTCaaacaaataatacaattttcaataaaaacacataTGGTGGAAACGCTATGGAATACAATAACAGCGATTTGCCGGATCAACAGTATAACCAATTCAATGACAGTGGacaatttaataacaatagGAATCCCTCATCTATGTACGCAAATCGGACATATCCTTTTGGCTCGTCAAATAACAACACCGGAGACAGACGCAACTGGATGTAA
- the LOC132786909 gene encoding tubulin polyglutamylase ttll-5-like isoform X2, with translation MPASSHINSTERCFKYVNSDEWVTSGKIGSREAVLVFRTNILNPKTRKLILEAAPQQSKTGADSPSAVSTPNETIHKTSSSPTVSKTQSNYTNQGKIFVAVEKTVANCKELVNHRNPIKKSLDAFSSSDASVSSDGDETIQYNETKSRKPHKSKNTSIIEIEVNLNKESGYESATTSQSNTEINTSEEDHEASSEEDNECGINMPAHQLKITYKFIQTETKLLRKIFNVHGLTEVQGDSNFNLLWTGVHMKLDTLRNLALYQRVNHFPRSYELTRKDRLYKNIERMQHLRGMKHFDIVPQSFILPLEIRDLIFAHNKHRGPWIVKPAASSRGRGIFIVNSPDQIPQDEQVLVSKYIVDPLCIDGHKCDLRVYVLVTSFDPLIIYLYEEGIVRLATVRYDRNADNLWNPCMHLCNYSINKYHSDYIRSSDAQDEDVGHKWTLSALLRHLKLQGCDTHLLMLNIEDLIIKAVLACAQTIISACRMFVPNVNNCFELYGFDILIDNTLKPWLLEVNLSPSMGVDSPLDTKVKACLVTDLLTCVGIPAFTPEMRTHYDGKSSRLRSSSCQRQVDTSESALRSTKSKKKPVIPLTQEEQRILRSARLQYTRRGGFVRIFPTDDTMQRYGNFLDPANGIPISTPNVQGQTFQTLVTQHNYNQMLHSNLFGSGPRSAKDDNSQENRIKQYERALETDSEIPFLKKQIVEKCEEEGRRLRKQMLKKITSGSTLTHFQARQTFSLYLESVLRRLTQDPKDSHEKIIIKFLTKYGGGVKPPVLFKNSQNISKARSAMVAKLLGDFLELYRRDTEAYIDSFDHFGMIPTNAYSLFLMHAQESDLEAVLTHHTNVTGIMPFLYNRCGLSVPATPPIPSGLHGFLRALPAMVTSYGMSREVSKYDGYIKNCDKNCENVQDISLRSRSTRDSK, from the exons ATGCCTGCATCTTCACATATTAATTCAAC CGAAAGGTGTTTTAAGTATGTAAACTCTGATGAATGGGTTACAAGTGGAAAGATTGGTTCCCGTGAAGCTGTGTTAGTGTTCCGCACCAATATTTTAAATCCAAAGACAAGAAAATTGATACTTGAAGCAGCACCACAACAATCGAAGACAGGGGCAGATAGCCCCAGTGCTGTATCTACTCCGAACGAAACAATTCATAAAACATCATCCTCACCAACCGTCAGTAAAACACAATCAAATTATACAAATCaaggcaaaatatttgtgGCCGTGGAAAAAACAGTAGCAAATTGCAAAGAATTAGTTAATCATAGAAATCCAATTAAGAAATCTTTAGATGCATTCTCGTCAAGCGACGCATCTGTTTCCAGCGATGGGGATGAAACTATTCAATACAACGAAACTAAATCGAGAAAACCtcataaaagtaaaaatacgTCAATCATCGAAATAGAGGTCAATTTAAATAAGGAAAGTGGCTATGAGTCTGCAACGACATCACAATCTAATACCGAGATCAACACTAGTGAAGAAGATCATGAGGCGTCGAGTGAGGAAGACAACGAATGTGGAATCAATATGCCCGCGCATCAGTTGAAAATCACGTATAAGTTCATTCAAACCGAAACCAAATTGCTACGGAAAATATTCAATGTTCATGGATTAACCGAAGTTCAAGGTGAttcgaattttaatttgttgtggACAGGTGTTCATATGAAACTTGATACGCTTCGTAATTTGGCCTTGTATCAGCGGGTAAATCATTTTCCGAG GTCTTATGAGTTAACCCGAAAAGATAGACTTTATAAGAATATTGAGCGCATGCAGCACTTGCGGGGAATGAAACACTTCGACATAGTACCTCAGTCTTTCATTTTACCTCTTGAAATTCGAGATTTGATATTTGCACATAATAAACATCGAGGACCTTGGATTGTTAAACCAGCAGCATCCAGTAGGGGACGTGGCATCTTTATTGTCAATTCG CCCGATCAAATTCCACAGGACGAACAAGTTTTAGTATCGAAATATATTGTGGATCCTCTTTGCATTGATGGTCACAAATGCGACTTGCGAGTTTACGTTTTGGTAACATCATTTGACCCCCTTATAATCTATCTGTATGAGGAGGGCATTGTGCGATTGGCAACTGTTAGATATGACAGGAATGCGGACAACTTGTGGAATCCTTGCATGCATCTTTGCAACTACAGCATCAACAAATATCATTCCGATTACATACGATCATCGGATGCACAAGACGAAGATGTTGGTCACAAGTGGACCTTGTCGGCGCTTTTACGACATCTCAAACTTCAGGGGTGCGACACTCATCTGCTAATGTTAAATATTGAGGATTTGATAATTAAGGCGGTTCTTGCCTGTGCCCAAACAATCATTTCCGCGTGCCGAATGTTTGTACCTAATGTGAACAACTGCTTTGAGCTGTATGGATTTGATATTTTGATTGATAATACACTTAAACCATGGTTATTGGAAGTGAATCTATCACCGTCTATGGGCGTTGATAGTCCCCTCGATACGAAGGTAAAAGCCTGTCTTGTTACTGATTTGTTAACTTGTGTCGGCATCCCAGCATTCACACCAGAAATGCGGACACATTACGATGGAAAATCATCACGACTTCGGAGCTCAAGCTGTCAAAGACAAGTAGATACAAGTGAATCCGCACTTCGATCGACAAAATCCAAAAAGAAACCTGTGATTCCATTAACACAAGAGGAGCAGCGCATTCTGAGAAGTGCCCGCTTACAGTACACTCGACGTGGAGGTTTTGTTCGCATATTCCCAACTGACGATACTATGCAACGTTATGGAAACTTCTTGGATCCTGCCAATGGTATCCCCATATCCACACCAAATGTCCAAGGCCAAACGTTCCAAACATTAGTCACACAACACAATTATAACCAAATGCTGCACTCGAACCTATTCGGTTCGGGACCACGAAGTGCGAAGGATGACAACTCTCAGGAAAATCGAATCAAGCAATACGAGCGCGCTTTGGAAACGGATTCAGAAATTCCTTTTCTGAAGAAGCAAATCGTTGAGAAGTGTGAGGAGGAAGGCAGACGACTGCGCAAACAAATGTTGAAGAAAATCACCAGTGGCTCAACATTGACACATTTTCAAGCGCGTCAGACTTTCAGTTTGTATTTAGAGTCGGTTTTACGACGATTAACCCAAGACCCAAAAGATAGTCATGAGAAAATCATAATTAAGTTCTTAACCAAATATGGCGGAGGTGTAAAACCACCAGTATTGTTTAAGAATTCTCAAAACATAAGCAAGGCTCGCTCAGCCATGGTAGCGAAATTGTTGGGAGATTTTCTCGAACTATACCGAAGAGATACTGAGGCATATATTGACTCGTTTGACCATTTTGGCATGATACCAACCAACGCCTACAGCCTGTTTTTAATGCACGCTCAAGAATCCGACTTGGAGGCAGTCCTCACACATCATACGAATGTCACAGGGATTATGCCCTTTTTATATAACCGATGTGGACTATCAGTTCCAGCAACACCCCCCATTCCGTCCGGCTTACATGGTTTTCTTAGAGCACTCCCAGCAATGGTGACGTCTTATGGAATGTCAAGAGAAGTTAGCAAGTATGATGGGTATATTAAAAACTgcgataaaaattgtgaaaatgtACAAGATATATCATTAAGGTCGAGAAGCACAAGGGATTCCAAATAA